The Cyclobacterium amurskyense genome contains the following window.
AACAGCCAAGACATTACCAATCAATAGCCCCAACATGATGTCCATTGTTTTGGCTCCTAATGCAACAAAAGTTGCACCAATAACAAACTCCGTTGCTGCCACATGCTCTGCAGCATACAGTCCTGCAAAATGGGTCCAATCGTGGAGTTTATTTTTGTCAACTGGTAATTGTTCTTCTTCTATGTCTTCAAACTGATCAAAATTGTCGGTCATTAAACTATAAGATCGGGTTTCAATTGCTGTTTGAAAATGGATGTAATCCATCACAGCTTCGCATTCTTTTAGATAAGGAAATGACATTTTAACCCGGATTATGTAATAGAATTTCTCCGCCCTGACAATGTCAGGGGTGAAGCCTGTCCCGTGTTTACGGGAAGTGTTGCAATCGCAAGAAAATCAGGCTGTTTGGAGATTTTAGCATAGCACCGCAATGGTGAAATTGAAAACTGCAACGAAGTGGCTGATTTTGAAGCGATTTCAGCACGTAATAGATTGTCTATTGCATATTTCGGGTTTAACCTTATGTTCAATCACCAGCGTAATCAGTTTATCCCTCTCTATTTATTAAGCCATTCAAATATTCCGCTAACACAAATCCCATACTAAAACAGCCCTGCAAAAGATAACCACCTGTAGGAGCATACCAATCTAGCATTTCACCTATTGCATACGAATTGGGTATTTTTTTTAGCTGAAAATGCTCATCTAGCTCATCCAGGGCAATGCCACCAATGGTAGAAATTGCCTCATCCAATTCTCCAGCGGATTTGATAATAATTGGTACGGATTTGATGGTAGGTACAAGCAGCTCAGGATTTGAAAAGGTATTTTTGTCACAGAATTGCTTTAAAAGGCCAATAGAAGTTCGGTCCAGATTTAAATCTTTGCTTAAAATACCAGTCACTTTAGCCTGTCGGGAACGTTTGTATTTAGCCTTCAACTGATCTATTGTCATAGTAGGCTTTAAATCCAAGTGGATGACAACATTTTCTCCTTCAATTAGTTTTTCTTGAATTCTTCGGCTTAAAGGGTAAATGGCATTCCCTTCAAGGCCAAATTTTGAAATATTTAACTCACCTTTAGAAAATTGATTATCAAAACTCAAGGCAATGTTTTTCAATGGCTTTCCTTCGTGAATAGCAATAAAGTTTTCATTCCAATCAACTTCAAAAGCACAATTGGCGGCCTGAAATGGCTTCACCCTAAGGCCCTGCTTTTCAAAGCAATTTTTCCAGCTCCCATCAGAACCAGTCACTTTCCAACTTGCCCCTCCTAAAGCAAATACAACGATATCGGATGCTACGTCTTCAATATGTTCAAAACACAACTGTCCCTCCTTGTTCCAGCCCTCCCACTTGGTGTCTAACTGAAATTCTATTTCCTTGGCTGATATAATGGCGGTGATTTTATTAAGGACTTCAATAGGTTTTATTCCCATTTCAGGAAAAACCCGATTGCTAGACCCTGTGAAAGTAGAGATATCATGACTCTTCAACCAAGTCACCAGATCTTGATTGGTAAACTGACTAATGACAGGAGCCATAAACGCTCTTGGAAAGTATTGATCTATGAGGTCGTCTAAGGTGGTATTGTAAGTCAGGTTCAATCCTCCTTCACCGGCCACCAAAAATTTACGCCCCACCGTTTTTTTCTTATCAAAAAGTTTTACGCTATACTTCTTTGTGTCTAACTGTGCTGCAAGCATAAGCGCTGAAGCACCTCCTCCTATAATCGTTAAACGCTTCATCTAATAAAATTAGTGGCTTTAAATGTGGGACAATATGTTCATAGGTAAGCCTTATTGAGTTCGGTCCTAACCGATAAACTTGTAGAAGTCTAATGTGAATTGTGGAATAGTTTCAACTCCAAAATCAGGTTTTTTTTGACCTTTGGGTTTTTAACTCATTTTCAATGCGCAAAATACGATCTATATATTTGTCCGCCAATTTTTGATGTAGGACATCAAAGGGAAGAATGGGATTTCGCACATTTGGTGTTGGGTAAATACCTTGCCGGTAAAGCAAACGTTTGAAAAAATGTATGGAGATGTCCAGGTGTTGATTGGAAAAAGCCAAGACAGGAATGACCTTCTCAAAAAGAGCTTCTGCATCCTCAGATTTTCCTTCCTCATAAAGGCGGTAGATGGTGGTGTATATATAATTCATGCCAGTAGGCATAAAGGCATGGATACCACGTTGCAGCCCTTCCATCATTTGAGATACTGCCCAACCCCCACTTATATTCAACCTTCCATTGGTCAATTGCAAAATCCGTGAATATTTGGGTCCTGCGGGAATGGTTTCAATTTTCAAACAACGGAAAGCCAGCACGTTTTCGAATAGCTCACAAATTAGCTCATCCGACAAGCCATATCCTGTAGCATCCCAATCTTGAAGCATGATCATTTCTGGATCAAGCTCAGCCAATTCCATAAAATGATTTCTAAACTGATTTTCGTTAACAAATGGAATTTGAAACAGGATATTTTTACAACCAAGCTTAAGATAAGATTTTATTAGGGCCTTACTTTTGGATAAGTCCTGTTCCCCTGCCCCACCGATAACAGGTATTTTGCCCTCTACAGTCTCCAAAACCATAGACAACATATTCTGTCGTTCTATATGGGATAATTTATACACTTCCGCGGCCATGGCAGGCACCAAAACGCCTGCAACACCAGCCTCCAAGGCCTCTAGTACATTAACTTTTAAAGCATCAAAGTCAATGGAATCCTCCTTGGTAAATGGTGTATTGAGCACTGTTACAATCCCCTTTAAAGGATAAAGCTCTTTTTCAACCGATGATTTGTCATAGGCTTGCATATTTATTGTTTAATCAGCCATACATCGGTAACGCGTGATTGCTTTCTCCAATTTAGATGTTCTTCATCCGGTTTATCAAAACTTAATTTTAATTCACCATCCTTGATCAACGCTTTAGAAAGTGGGAATTCTTTAAATTCTTCAAAGCCTTTTTCATATTTTGTAGGTTCCAACAATTGGCCATTGGCTCTTAATAGCGCTTCACCAAAACCGGAAACCCTGATCATATAATTGGCATTTGGGTCCAAACCATTGTATGCTAGGGCTGGGGTAAACTGGAACAGTTGGGTAGACAATCTTTTTCTACTTCGGCCCTCATTCTCCCATAAAAAGTCAATGGCATCATCTGTTTTGGAAGTAACATGTTTGGCATCAGCACTGGATACATTGTCATAAAAGCTACCTTCCCCAGGAAATTCATAGGTGCTTATGAATTCCAATCGGGCTAATTTTTCTGCTTCAGAATCAAATGCCTTAATTTTATTGAACTCATCTTCTAACCACCACCTATTGTTTAAGGGGTAATCAATAAAATCCAAGACGGCACCTCTCTCAGCACTTCTTGCCTGATATTTCTCAACGCTGGTCTGCGCACCAATGGATTGAAATAGTTTTTCTCCATAGGAAAAAACCTCCTTTTTGAGTTCTTGTGAGACCATTTCAGAATCCGCTTTATCAAGATGACGCAAGGCTTCTTCCATGGCTTTGTCCGCTCCAATGGAGTTGGCGTTGGCCAGTATTTCATAAGCTTCCACTTCCAGCCCTTTTTCGAAGGCAAGCCTATCCTGAATATAGGCATCGTAATAGGCCCGCATCACCAATTGCTGCCATCTCCAATTATCTACCAATTGGGGATTATTTCCTTCCAACCTTTTCCATAAGGCCAGGCTTTCTTTGATTGAGGTGTTTTCCAAGACAGGACCATCCCAATTTTTTTCCAAGGCAAATATGCCTTGAGTTGCTTCTTCTGCCACTTCCGGGCCAAAGTAAAATTGAGAATATTCAAGAACAATTTCTTGGGGGTCTTTACTCGCATCCCAACCCAGTTGGCTCCAAATCGCCTTATTAACATCATCATGGGAACCATCAGAATAGGTGATAAAACCATCAGTATATTTTGAATCTCTGTTGAAAATTTCGGTATACATTAGTGGTTGTGGGTTAGTAGGCTCTCTTCCTAAAGTCAATGCAAATGCCTGGTCCCAGTTTTCTACCGGATATTGACACCTTACCGTATGGGTAATGTCTGGATAAAAACGATGTAGGTATTTTTCAGGCAATAACTTTCTCTCCAGATGAATTGGAGGACTACTGGGCCCATAAACCAATCCTCTGAGCCAAACAGGGTTATTTTTCTCTAAGTATTCGAAAAAATAATCAACTTTTTCTTTATTAAACCCCTGCAAAGAAACCCAAATACCTGCATCCGGATGATACTTTTTCAATATTTCCGACAAATCGTTTAAATAGGGTATTAATTGGGCCGGATGGTTTTCTCCTGGGTCTCCACCCGGAACAAACACCCCATCTAATCGAGGACATTTGGCATAAAATGCTTCTTGCTCTTCAAGCCCCTGCAAGTGGGCATTTTTTATAGTCAAATCATGTGGTGCAGGTGTCCAAACCCAATATTCGGCATCGTATTTTTCGCAAATTCTGCTAAGTTCCACTTCCATGATCTGCGGATCAATCTTAAAGTGGGGACTCGAATTTGCTGCCTGAAAAGGAATGTTTTCAAAACTATTGGCACCAAAAAGTACCTGTTCTCTAAAATGTTGATCGAATTGCTCCACCGTCCAGGCATCCCAGGAATTGGCAGTATTTCGATAGCCAAACTGATGACCACGTAGGGCATATTCTGGCGCTTCTGAAAAATCAATATTAGAATCTATGGAAATATTTCCTTTTTTCATTTTGGCTGTTCTCAGCAATTTTCCAATACCATAAAGAACCCCTCTCGCATCTGCTCCAAGGATCCATAGTGTATTATGCCCGTCCTTAGACGCATGGTAAATGCGGTAACCTTCTTTTTTTAACTCCTGAGCATCTTCAGCACTTTTAAAAGGTAGCTCTTTTCCAAACAATTGATTATCGGATGAAAGGGCAAGGGCAATGGTGATATTAGAATCCCAATTGGTATCTTTCTCCAGAGAAATCCCCGTGCGTTTTTCAATTTCTTCAATAAGAACAGTTGCTGAAGTTTCTTGCATGTTGGATTTAATATTGGGTGATATTAAAATCTTTGCAGAAGTAAGGTTTAGGTCTTTAGCCCCTTCAGGTGTACAGGACATTAAAGTACCTGCAACCATTAATATCAGCAAAATAGCTCGTTTTATTTTCATTATTTCTCAACCATTTAATTTATTGAATCGGGTAGTTTCAGCTCTCCCAAAGCTGTTCTCTAACTAGGGTTTTACATAAACCTATTAGACTCCAATATTTAATACTCTTGATTAGACCAATCCTACCAATGAGAGAAGCTGAAAAAGGTAAAACATCTTCCAAAAAACAGGTAATATTGTCTATTGAGACTAATAGTAACCAAATCAAAATGAAACCGTTGCGGACAACTTTTCGCCTTTTTCACAAAAATACAAAGAAATTAAAATTTACTCCCTACCATATTAGCATTCAAATTTGGGTAAAATTGCTCTTTTGGAACTGGAGGGGCCACTTGGTATTAGATTTACCTATGGACAAAAAAAGAAGAAATGGAACAGAAGTATCAAATCAAATTTTTAAGTATTGTAAAGTAGAAAGTACTTCCTTCATTTTCTATGGAATCTACCCATATTTCCCCACCATGCATATGTACTATTTTTTCACAATGCGCCAAACCTATACCAGTTCCTTCGTAATTACTGCGTTTATTGAGCCGTTTAAAAATAGCAAAAACATCCTGCTTGTTTTTTTCCGGAATACCAATACCATTGTCTTTTACTGAAAATCTCCAATAATCTAAACTGTCTTGAACTGATACATGAACTTTTGGGCAAGTTCCTGGTTTTTGAAATTTTATCGCATTGCTAATTAAATTCTGAAACAGTAGTCGTAGTTCAATTTTATAAGCTTTTAATAAAGGAAGTTTATCTGATGTAACCACCGCCTTTTCTCCTTTGATAACAGTAGTTAGGTCAATAATTATTTCCTGAATTATTTCATTGCTATCAACAATTTTTATTTTTTTTGTTCGACCAATTCTGGAGTAATCCAAAAGCCCTTTAATTAATTCGCTCATTCTATCAGTTGCCTCAATCATAAATTCAAACGATAGTCTGGCATCCTCATCTAACTTGGAGGAATATTCATCATTTAAAATATCAATTATACTTCTGACTGTTCTCAAAGGTTCCTGCAAATCATGGGAAGCTATATAGGTGAATTGTTCAAGCTCCTTGTTTCTTTGTTTAAGACTTTCAAATTGAACAGCCATTTGGGTGTGTTGGGTAATATCTTGCCTAATGGTTAAAAACTGATAAATTTCATTCCGTTCATTTTTAAATGGGACAATAGCAGTATGGGCCCAGTAAAATTTTCCATCCTTGGTCTTGTTTTTAATTCCCCCAAGCCATATTTCACCACTTTTTATGGTAGCCCATAATTCTTTGAAAAAATCCTCCGGATGATAACCAGACTTGTTAACGCTATGTTTTTTACCAATCAGTTCATTCCGGTCATACTTTGAAACTTCACAAAATTTATCATTAACGGAAATTATTTTGCCATTCACATCAGTAATATCTACTAGAAAACTACTATCCAAAGCCTCTTTGTACTGTTGTATTTCTTTGGTTGAAGCATGAAATGCTCTTTCAAACTTTTCTTTCTCCTGCTCTTTCTTATTAAATTGAATCCCTACCACAAACACATAACTTACTGAAACAAAAACAGCAATTACAGCATAAATAATAACCCCACTATTCAGACCAACTACATTATTATTAATTAGATACAGCAGTGTGAAGGTCATCACTACAATCATGAAAAAATTATAAGGGGCTACCACTTTTAATAATTTGCTACCTGCATAATTGCCAAATAGCAAATCATTAAACTCTTGAGGGGCATTTTTATGTGACAAGATCGCGGAAAGCCAGAAAAACAATAAAGAGGTGAAAAATGGTATGGGTATCAGAAAACTGGCACTGTCCCCTGGGATATTTAAAACAAAAATAATAGCCGAAGCAGTGTTTAGTAATAGTATGGCGAATAAAATAAATTGGGTAATTAGCTTTATTTGTTCAGATTTAGAATAAATTGCCCAAACAGCCCCCCCCATCAAAAGGAAGGAGAGCGCAGTTGCTACTGTCATACTTCCTGATACTTTTACAAAATTACCTAGACTTATAGCTGAATTAGCTAAAAAGACATCAAGAATGGTTATTAGAGAAATAATCAAAACACCAATAATGGCTGCTCTGTTTAGGAAAATAAAAAAGAAGGATCTTCTTTGAGAAGCCAATATGCCCAGACTTAATAAAAAGAAAGAAAATGCAGTAATAAGGTCCATTGGTGGACCACCAAGAATAAGGCCTGATATCGAATTTAATCCAAGTATCCACAACAATATAATAGTGGTACTAAACGCCAATGTTATTAAGCCTATATTTTTTAAGTTCTTTGCCTTCCTAGCATTAATTTTTGTGATCATATAGTTATAAAAGTAAATCGAGATTACAAATTATTAATAGCTTCCAAAACGATCTATTTTCCTGAAAAGAATCCCTGAATAAATACCTCTTACCCTATAGGTAGCGTTTGTTCTAATATAATGGATTTTATAATAAGAATTTATCATCGAAAAAATCACCATAGTTCATATTCATTTTCAATAGTTTATAAAAAATAATTTACAAAAACCAATTATATTTAACAAATATGGGGAAGCCTACATTTACGCCTATTTTTTTAAGTCCATCAGCATTAAAAAGGCCACAAGTTTCACAAGCACTGTTCGTTTTATTTTCCATTACTCTTTTCTGTTTATTAAAATTTTTGATGCTTGGTCTTTCCTTAAAGCAATGGCTGTCCCTTTTATAAAGTATGCTTTTGGGTCACCCAAAGGGTTTAATAAATCAATGGCTACAGTTGCGCCTTTTACGAAACCTAAATCTAACAATCGCCTTCTGCTTTCTCCTCTATACTCTTTCGATAAACCCACAATTATTGTCTTTTCATCTAATTTTAAACTGGATAAACGGGCAATATTTTCTTTTTGTAATTCAACTTTTTCTGATAATGATATGGTAATATTCCCTGCTACTATTGGCGCTAAAACAAATTGTTTGCCCTCTGAATGAAAGACTACACGGGTATTGTTGTTTTCTATAATTCTAATAGTCGAGTATAAATGTCCTCAATGATTACTTTATCTTTTTGTTTATAACTACTTTTCAGTACAAAGTAAATCCCCTTTTTAGGTCTGAAAGCAAAAAAAAGCACCAAACAAATTCCGAAAAAAAAGGCCAGAGCTGTTATAGGGTTATAATTCATCATTTAAATTAAAAATTTCTTATTAGGTTTTCAGAAATATAAAATTGCCATTTATCTATTTCAATCTTGAATGAATTGCCGAGCTATTCGACATTAAACACTCTAATATAATTAGCAAGGGCAAGCTCGCTTTTGATTAAGTTATAAACATTACTTGCGACAGCAGTTTTTTCAACAAACCCTCTCTCCTTTTTCAATCTTGCGGTAATAAAATAAATGGTTTAAAATGTGTGCAATATTAGTTTCAGAAAACAGACTGCGAGGAGGGTCAACTTCCGAAGAAATCAAACTCAACAAATGAAATAGAAAATCTACTAGGTGCAAGAAACTACAATCATCCTGATTTCCTTACGATTACAACACTTCGCGTAAACAGGGGACGGGCTTAACCCCTGACTATCGTCAGGGCGGAGAAATTCAATTACATATTCCGACTTAATAAGAATCCAATTAATTAGTCAATTTTACCAAATGCAGTTGTTCCAATTGGAGTACAATCTCGTATTCTTAATCGATAATATTATAAA
Protein-coding sequences here:
- a CDS encoding aminoacetone oxidase family FAD-binding enzyme, coding for MKRLTIIGGGASALMLAAQLDTKKYSVKLFDKKKTVGRKFLVAGEGGLNLTYNTTLDDLIDQYFPRAFMAPVISQFTNQDLVTWLKSHDISTFTGSSNRVFPEMGIKPIEVLNKITAIISAKEIEFQLDTKWEGWNKEGQLCFEHIEDVASDIVVFALGGASWKVTGSDGSWKNCFEKQGLRVKPFQAANCAFEVDWNENFIAIHEGKPLKNIALSFDNQFSKGELNISKFGLEGNAIYPLSRRIQEKLIEGENVVIHLDLKPTMTIDQLKAKYKRSRQAKVTGILSKDLNLDRTSIGLLKQFCDKNTFSNPELLVPTIKSVPIIIKSAGELDEAISTIGGIALDELDEHFQLKKIPNSYAIGEMLDWYAPTGGYLLQGCFSMGFVLAEYLNGLINREG
- a CDS encoding dihydrodipicolinate synthase family protein, which produces MQAYDKSSVEKELYPLKGIVTVLNTPFTKEDSIDFDALKVNVLEALEAGVAGVLVPAMAAEVYKLSHIERQNMLSMVLETVEGKIPVIGGAGEQDLSKSKALIKSYLKLGCKNILFQIPFVNENQFRNHFMELAELDPEMIMLQDWDATGYGLSDELICELFENVLAFRCLKIETIPAGPKYSRILQLTNGRLNISGGWAVSQMMEGLQRGIHAFMPTGMNYIYTTIYRLYEEGKSEDAEALFEKVIPVLAFSNQHLDISIHFFKRLLYRQGIYPTPNVRNPILPFDVLHQKLADKYIDRILRIENELKTQRSKKT
- a CDS encoding glycoside hydrolase family 20 zincin-like fold domain-containing protein; translated protein: MKIKRAILLILMVAGTLMSCTPEGAKDLNLTSAKILISPNIKSNMQETSATVLIEEIEKRTGISLEKDTNWDSNITIALALSSDNQLFGKELPFKSAEDAQELKKEGYRIYHASKDGHNTLWILGADARGVLYGIGKLLRTAKMKKGNISIDSNIDFSEAPEYALRGHQFGYRNTANSWDAWTVEQFDQHFREQVLFGANSFENIPFQAANSSPHFKIDPQIMEVELSRICEKYDAEYWVWTPAPHDLTIKNAHLQGLEEQEAFYAKCPRLDGVFVPGGDPGENHPAQLIPYLNDLSEILKKYHPDAGIWVSLQGFNKEKVDYFFEYLEKNNPVWLRGLVYGPSSPPIHLERKLLPEKYLHRFYPDITHTVRCQYPVENWDQAFALTLGREPTNPQPLMYTEIFNRDSKYTDGFITYSDGSHDDVNKAIWSQLGWDASKDPQEIVLEYSQFYFGPEVAEEATQGIFALEKNWDGPVLENTSIKESLALWKRLEGNNPQLVDNWRWQQLVMRAYYDAYIQDRLAFEKGLEVEAYEILANANSIGADKAMEEALRHLDKADSEMVSQELKKEVFSYGEKLFQSIGAQTSVEKYQARSAERGAVLDFIDYPLNNRWWLEDEFNKIKAFDSEAEKLARLEFISTYEFPGEGSFYDNVSSADAKHVTSKTDDAIDFLWENEGRSRKRLSTQLFQFTPALAYNGLDPNANYMIRVSGFGEALLRANGQLLEPTKYEKGFEEFKEFPLSKALIKDGELKLSFDKPDEEHLNWRKQSRVTDVWLIKQ
- a CDS encoding PAS domain-containing sensor histidine kinase; translation: MITKINARKAKNLKNIGLITLAFSTTIILLWILGLNSISGLILGGPPMDLITAFSFFLLSLGILASQRRSFFFIFLNRAAIIGVLIISLITILDVFLANSAISLGNFVKVSGSMTVATALSFLLMGGAVWAIYSKSEQIKLITQFILFAILLLNTASAIIFVLNIPGDSASFLIPIPFFTSLLFFWLSAILSHKNAPQEFNDLLFGNYAGSKLLKVVAPYNFFMIVVMTFTLLYLINNNVVGLNSGVIIYAVIAVFVSVSYVFVVGIQFNKKEQEKEKFERAFHASTKEIQQYKEALDSSFLVDITDVNGKIISVNDKFCEVSKYDRNELIGKKHSVNKSGYHPEDFFKELWATIKSGEIWLGGIKNKTKDGKFYWAHTAIVPFKNERNEIYQFLTIRQDITQHTQMAVQFESLKQRNKELEQFTYIASHDLQEPLRTVRSIIDILNDEYSSKLDEDARLSFEFMIEATDRMSELIKGLLDYSRIGRTKKIKIVDSNEIIQEIIIDLTTVIKGEKAVVTSDKLPLLKAYKIELRLLFQNLISNAIKFQKPGTCPKVHVSVQDSLDYWRFSVKDNGIGIPEKNKQDVFAIFKRLNKRSNYEGTGIGLAHCEKIVHMHGGEIWVDSIENEGSTFYFTILKNLI
- a CDS encoding FeoA family protein, which produces MRIIENNNTRVVFHSEGKQFVLAPIVAGNITISLSEKVELQKENIARLSSLKLDEKTIIVGLSKEYRGESRRRLLDLGFVKGATVAIDLLNPLGDPKAYFIKGTAIALRKDQASKILINRKE